A section of the Streptomyces sp. NBC_01591 genome encodes:
- a CDS encoding IS5 family transposase produces MPQSSVPTAGQSNSAAPSCDCLAHVYGNAADRPARQRRYPTDMTDGEWAEVRPLLPVPGWMRGRGGRPEGYCHRALLDAVRYLVDNGIKWRAMPADFPPWDRVYAFFRRWRDHVLVKEFHDRLRARVRERLGRDAEPSAGVIDSQSVKADAVVGVDSRGFDGGKLVNGRKRHVVVDTLGLLLGVMVTAADTGDRAAAHVLLRQVADSHHRLARVWADGGYTGSLVEHCLATLALVLAIVKRSDDMRGFVVLPKRWIVERFFAHLMRTRRLARDFERRTTSAEAMIYWSMTLLMTRRLARPHPQRA; encoded by the coding sequence ATGCCGCAGTCTTCCGTGCCGACGGCCGGGCAGTCCAACTCGGCTGCTCCATCGTGTGATTGCCTCGCGCACGTGTACGGCAACGCGGCCGACCGGCCCGCGCGGCAGCGCCGGTACCCGACGGACATGACGGACGGGGAGTGGGCTGAGGTCCGGCCGCTGCTGCCGGTGCCGGGCTGGATGCGCGGGCGGGGCGGCCGGCCGGAAGGGTACTGCCACCGCGCGCTGCTGGACGCGGTCCGGTATCTCGTGGACAACGGGATCAAGTGGCGGGCGATGCCCGCCGACTTCCCGCCGTGGGACCGGGTGTATGCCTTCTTCCGCCGCTGGCGCGACCACGTGCTGGTCAAGGAGTTCCACGACCGGCTGCGTGCCAGGGTCCGCGAGAGGCTGGGCCGCGATGCGGAGCCGAGTGCGGGTGTGATCGACTCGCAGTCCGTCAAGGCGGACGCCGTCGTCGGCGTGGACAGCCGCGGCTTTGACGGCGGCAAGCTGGTCAACGGGCGCAAGCGGCACGTCGTGGTCGACACCCTCGGCCTGCTGCTGGGCGTGATGGTCACCGCCGCGGACACCGGCGACCGCGCTGCCGCCCACGTCCTGCTGAGGCAAGTGGCCGACTCGCACCACCGCCTCGCCCGCGTCTGGGCCGACGGCGGCTACACCGGCAGCCTCGTCGAGCACTGCCTGGCCACGCTCGCCCTGGTCCTGGCGATCGTCAAACGCAGCGACGACATGCGCGGCTTCGTGGTGCTGCCCAAGCGGTGGATCGTCGAACGGTTCTTCGCGCATCTGATGCGCACCCGCCGCCTGGCCCGCGACTTCGAGCGCCGCACCACCAGCGCCGAGGCGATGATCTACTGGTCGATGACCCTGCTCATGACCCGCCGCCTGGCCCGGCCACACCCGCAGCGAGCGTGA
- a CDS encoding NUDIX hydrolase — MKPEGSLVPRPSARVVLLDDVSRLLLFSALNKGDGSVRWFTPGGGLKPGESHEQAALRELQEETGLTNLSLGPEIWRGRPWTAVRGSVAYEVRQRYYMARVPAFQVDTSAFEEIEKAAITGHRWWTVAELAATSDVLRPAGLPKLLASLLTDGPPDRPIPVDG; from the coding sequence ATGAAACCGGAGGGGAGCCTGGTGCCGCGCCCGAGCGCGCGCGTGGTGTTGCTGGACGACGTCAGTCGGCTACTGCTGTTCTCCGCCCTGAACAAGGGGGACGGTTCCGTCCGGTGGTTCACCCCTGGAGGCGGGCTCAAGCCAGGCGAAAGCCACGAGCAGGCAGCCCTGCGGGAGTTGCAGGAGGAAACCGGGCTGACGAACCTCTCGCTGGGTCCGGAGATTTGGCGAGGGCGTCCGTGGACAGCGGTCCGGGGCAGCGTCGCTTATGAGGTTCGCCAGCGCTACTACATGGCCCGGGTGCCTGCGTTCCAGGTCGATACCTCGGCTTTCGAGGAGATCGAGAAGGCCGCGATCACTGGGCACCGCTGGTGGACCGTAGCGGAACTGGCCGCGACCTCGGATGTATTGCGGCCGGCTGGGCTGCCGAAACTGTTGGCGTCCTTGCTGACCGACGGCCCACCGGACCGACCGATCCCCGTAGACGGCTGA
- a CDS encoding DUF6225 family protein, protein MTDVFDHAPQVWNAAQLRAALKDLPDDTPIHIGVAEDPGDFGGYRESVLVDADHVENWWPATGTTPERAEKEKALTLFADWTPGEYDLLD, encoded by the coding sequence ATGACCGACGTCTTTGACCACGCGCCGCAGGTATGGAACGCCGCGCAGCTCCGCGCAGCACTCAAGGACCTGCCCGACGACACCCCCATTCACATTGGTGTCGCTGAAGACCCCGGCGACTTCGGCGGGTACCGCGAATCCGTCCTCGTCGACGCCGACCACGTGGAGAACTGGTGGCCGGCCACTGGCACCACGCCCGAACGGGCAGAGAAGGAGAAGGCGCTCACTCTCTTTGCCGACTGGACGCCCGGAGAGTACGACCTGCTCGACTGA
- a CDS encoding alpha/beta fold hydrolase, whose amino-acid sequence MPENTTRVRRDVGRYVNDTLRDRYFAASDVLYAMGAPVRSETDVETSFGTTHVYRYGPSDPAAESRTPVVLIHGAGYCSAMWYPNTPALSGERPVYALDTPGDAGRSVHREPMWQPERAAQWMDEALDALGLDRVHLVGSSYGGWLVLNQAHRRPGRLASVTALDPGGLEKVGLRFFAWVFVSLFASFAPKALRPRLASWLEQPVIAVPELRKWVQVGARAFRIRRPAPLPLAEDALRSIRTPLYVIMGKRSLLVHPQRQLERVPRLIPGARAEIIAATGHGPQIDHPDVVNARMLSFMEDVDSLDPAAVDA is encoded by the coding sequence GTGCCCGAGAACACGACCCGTGTGCGCCGCGACGTCGGCCGCTACGTCAACGACACCCTGCGCGACCGCTACTTCGCCGCCAGCGACGTCCTCTACGCGATGGGCGCACCCGTTCGTTCCGAGACGGACGTCGAGACGAGCTTCGGCACCACGCACGTCTACCGGTACGGCCCCTCGGACCCCGCCGCCGAATCCCGCACGCCGGTCGTCCTGATCCACGGCGCGGGCTACTGCTCGGCGATGTGGTACCCCAACACCCCCGCGCTCAGCGGCGAACGGCCCGTCTACGCGCTCGACACCCCAGGTGACGCCGGGCGCAGCGTGCACCGGGAGCCCATGTGGCAGCCCGAGCGTGCCGCCCAGTGGATGGACGAGGCCCTCGACGCGCTCGGCCTGGACCGGGTCCACCTCGTCGGCTCCTCATATGGCGGCTGGCTGGTGCTCAACCAGGCGCACCGCCGACCCGGACGGCTCGCCTCGGTCACCGCCCTCGACCCCGGCGGCCTGGAGAAGGTAGGCCTGCGCTTCTTCGCCTGGGTCTTCGTGAGCCTCTTCGCCAGCTTCGCCCCCAAGGCGCTGCGCCCCCGCCTCGCCTCCTGGCTGGAGCAGCCGGTCATCGCCGTTCCCGAGTTGCGAAAGTGGGTCCAGGTGGGCGCCCGGGCCTTCAGGATCCGCCGCCCCGCACCGCTGCCGCTGGCCGAGGATGCACTGCGCTCCATCCGGACCCCGCTCTACGTCATCATGGGCAAGCGCAGCCTTCTGGTACACCCGCAACGGCAGTTGGAGCGGGTGCCGCGCCTGATCCCCGGGGCCCGTGCCGAGATCATCGCCGCGACGGGCCACGGACCGCAGATCGACCATCCCGACGTGGTCAACGCCCGGATGCTGAGCTTCATGGAGGATGTCGACTCCCTCGACCCGGCCGCAGTCGACGCGTAG
- a CDS encoding TetR/AcrR family transcriptional regulator yields the protein MPKRVDHEERRTQIADAFIRVAGRRGLHAVGMRDVAAEAGVSLRLVQYYFETKEKLLFYGVQHLTDRFTARVGTRLAAAGPDPGPRATIEAILVASLPTDEESRTFHLLYSSYSILSVTNEALAAQPFLDNPDAAENALTGLLEQTQASGLAGPDIDARTEAISLLAMAATMGTSILVGQRSPESAIEVLHHHLDRIFVTVETSVAGENPI from the coding sequence ATGCCAAAGCGTGTGGATCACGAGGAGCGGCGCACCCAGATCGCCGATGCGTTCATCCGGGTCGCGGGGCGGCGAGGACTGCACGCCGTCGGCATGCGCGACGTGGCCGCGGAGGCCGGAGTGTCACTCCGGCTCGTGCAGTACTACTTCGAGACCAAGGAGAAGCTGCTTTTCTACGGGGTCCAGCACCTGACCGATCGCTTCACCGCACGGGTGGGCACCCGCCTGGCTGCCGCCGGCCCGGACCCGGGCCCCCGCGCGACTATCGAGGCGATCCTCGTGGCGTCCCTCCCCACCGACGAGGAGAGCCGCACCTTCCACCTCCTCTACAGCTCCTACTCGATCCTGTCCGTGACCAATGAGGCGCTGGCTGCTCAGCCCTTCCTCGACAACCCCGACGCCGCGGAAAACGCCCTGACAGGCTTGCTCGAACAGACCCAGGCATCAGGCCTGGCCGGTCCCGACATCGACGCACGCACGGAGGCGATCAGTCTGCTTGCGATGGCGGCGACCATGGGCACCAGCATCCTCGTGGGCCAGCGGAGTCCGGAGTCGGCCATCGAGGTACTCCATCATCACCTGGACCGGATCTTCGTGACCGTCGAGACGTCGGTGGCTGGGGAGAATCCAATCTGA
- a CDS encoding lipid II:glycine glycyltransferase FemX has translation MRPAARNPVVRPISAAEHMAFVRAQRSVSFLQTPAWGRVKTEWRSESLGWFEGRRLVGAGLVLHRPVPRLDRFTLAYLPEGPVIDWSGEIGAWLDPLAIHLKAHGAFAIRLGPPVCTHTWSAAQVKEGIADPGSKRLTDISGHWADPVGARVASWFRDAGWLPQSPEDGFGVGHPQFKYEIPMVGRTEDELLRGMNQQWRRNIKKAAKEGVEVTVSDRGPEDLKAFHDLYVHTAERDHFTPRPLRYFETMFAALSAEDPERIKLYLARHQGDLAAATLLVRVGTHAVYAYGASSTAKREVRGSNACQWAMIRDSLAAGCDVYDLRGITPTLDADDPHVGLVQFKVGTGGQAMRYIGEWDLPLRPMVYRAFDLYMRRRGR, from the coding sequence ATGCGACCTGCAGCCCGGAATCCGGTCGTCAGGCCGATCAGCGCCGCCGAGCATATGGCGTTCGTGCGGGCCCAGCGGTCGGTCAGCTTTCTGCAGACCCCGGCGTGGGGCCGCGTCAAGACCGAGTGGCGCAGCGAGTCCCTCGGCTGGTTCGAGGGGCGGCGCCTGGTTGGTGCTGGGCTCGTACTGCACCGCCCGGTGCCGCGGCTCGACCGCTTCACGCTGGCGTATCTACCCGAGGGCCCGGTCATCGACTGGAGCGGCGAGATCGGTGCTTGGCTCGATCCGCTGGCGATCCATCTCAAGGCCCACGGCGCGTTCGCGATCCGGCTCGGCCCGCCGGTGTGCACACACACCTGGAGCGCCGCCCAGGTCAAGGAGGGCATCGCCGACCCGGGCAGCAAACGGCTCACCGACATCTCCGGCCACTGGGCCGACCCGGTCGGTGCCCGCGTGGCCAGCTGGTTCCGGGACGCCGGCTGGCTGCCGCAGAGCCCGGAGGACGGGTTCGGGGTCGGGCATCCACAGTTCAAGTACGAGATCCCGATGGTAGGCAGGACCGAGGACGAGCTGCTCAGGGGCATGAACCAGCAGTGGCGTCGCAACATCAAGAAGGCGGCTAAGGAGGGCGTCGAGGTCACGGTCAGCGACAGGGGCCCGGAGGACCTCAAGGCGTTTCACGACCTCTACGTCCACACCGCCGAGCGCGACCACTTCACACCCCGGCCGCTGCGCTACTTCGAGACCATGTTCGCGGCGCTGAGTGCCGAGGACCCCGAGCGGATCAAGCTCTACCTGGCCCGCCATCAGGGCGACTTGGCCGCCGCTACTCTCCTGGTCCGCGTCGGCACCCACGCCGTGTACGCCTATGGCGCCTCCTCCACCGCGAAGCGCGAGGTGCGCGGCTCCAACGCCTGCCAGTGGGCGATGATCCGCGACTCGCTCGCGGCCGGCTGCGACGTCTACGATCTGCGTGGCATCACCCCCACCCTCGACGCCGACGACCCGCACGTCGGCCTTGTCCAGTTCAAAGTCGGCACCGGCGGCCAGGCGATGCGGTACATCGGCGAGTGGGACCTGCCGCTGCGACCGATGGTTTACCGGGCCTTCGATCTCTATATGAGGCGGCGCGGACGCTGA
- a CDS encoding cation:proton antiporter — protein MGRLSLVAASIDDAAAWCFLATLTAVHTGSGAADALPMIGYSILFTAVMLLGVSRLLRPLARHVGRQGTLSPGVMYVVVIVPIVCGYLTDLIGIYSVFGGFIAGLAMPRDPQFRQALHSRMMDTVSTLLLPVFFALSGLTTDLRSISADTLLFGVAALLAGLAGKYFGSTLAMKTLRFSWREAFAVGGLMNARGMMIIIFINIGLAQGLITKPVFSVLVMVAVITSTAALPLYRRALPKHLEMHSAAKRPLRRRHHAP, from the coding sequence CTGGGGCGGCTGTCCCTGGTCGCCGCCTCGATCGACGACGCGGCGGCCTGGTGCTTCCTGGCCACGCTGACGGCCGTGCACACCGGTTCCGGGGCCGCCGACGCTCTGCCCATGATCGGCTACAGCATCCTGTTCACCGCCGTGATGCTGCTCGGAGTGTCCCGGCTGCTGCGGCCGCTGGCGCGGCACGTCGGCCGACAGGGCACGCTGAGCCCCGGCGTGATGTACGTCGTCGTCATCGTCCCGATCGTCTGCGGATACCTCACCGACCTGATCGGGATCTACTCGGTCTTCGGCGGCTTCATCGCCGGCCTGGCCATGCCCCGTGACCCGCAGTTCCGCCAAGCGCTGCACAGCCGGATGATGGATACCGTCTCCACGCTACTGCTGCCCGTCTTCTTCGCCCTGTCCGGCCTCACCACCGACCTGCGGAGCATTTCGGCCGACACCCTGCTGTTCGGCGTCGCCGCGCTCCTGGCGGGACTCGCGGGCAAATACTTCGGCAGCACCCTGGCTATGAAGACACTCCGCTTCAGTTGGCGCGAGGCATTCGCTGTGGGAGGACTGATGAACGCCCGCGGCATGATGATCATCATCTTCATCAACATCGGCTTGGCGCAGGGCCTGATCACCAAGCCGGTGTTCTCCGTTCTCGTCATGGTCGCCGTCATCACGAGCACCGCGGCCCTGCCGCTGTACCGCCGGGCGCTCCCGAAACACCTGGAGATGCACTCGGCAGCGAAGCGCCCACTCCGGCGCCGGCACCACGCCCCCTGA
- the vanX gene encoding D-Ala-D-Ala dipeptidase VanX: MNGDFGYLDELVPGIRWDAKYATGDNFTGKPVDGYLVNRIVGTRALCAALGRAQEKAASRGFGLLVWDGYRPQRAVDCFMRWSEQSEDGRTKQRHYPNIDRSELFDKGYVAAKSGHSRGSSVDLTLYTLATGENACMGGEHDLMDSISHHGAAGIRPIEAENREHLCSVMEDCGFARYACEWWHYTLESEPYSDVYFDFPIT, from the coding sequence ATGAACGGCGACTTCGGGTACCTGGACGAGCTGGTGCCCGGCATCCGTTGGGATGCCAAGTACGCCACCGGGGACAACTTCACCGGAAAGCCGGTAGACGGATACCTGGTGAATCGGATAGTCGGCACCAGAGCCTTGTGCGCAGCCCTGGGGCGAGCGCAGGAAAAAGCCGCGTCCCGCGGCTTCGGCTTGCTTGTCTGGGACGGATACCGTCCGCAACGCGCCGTCGACTGCTTCATGCGCTGGTCCGAACAGTCGGAGGACGGCCGGACAAAGCAGCGGCACTACCCCAATATCGACAGGTCCGAGCTTTTCGACAAGGGATACGTGGCTGCCAAGTCAGGCCACAGCCGCGGCAGTTCCGTCGACTTGACGCTCTACACCCTTGCCACCGGAGAAAATGCTTGCATGGGTGGTGAACACGACCTCATGGACTCGATCTCACATCATGGAGCAGCAGGAATAAGACCCATCGAAGCGGAAAACCGCGAGCACCTTTGCTCCGTAATGGAGGACTGCGGATTTGCTCGCTACGCCTGCGAGTGGTGGCACTACACGCTGGAAAGCGAGCCTTACTCAGATGTCTATTTCGACTTTCCCATCACCTGA
- the vanA gene encoding D-alanine--(R)-lactate ligase has protein sequence MDRLKIGVIFGGSSEEHPVSVKSAQEVAKNLDTGKYEPYWIGITQSGAWQLCDSPGTDWENTDARPVMLSPDRSVHGLLVLEQDRFEVIRLDLVLPVLHGTLGEDGAIQGLLELSGVPYAGCDIQSSAICMDKSLTYAVAKSAGIATPNFRVVAGDEKVDAEQLPYPVFVKPARSGSSFGVSKVAGAEDLPSALEAARQYDSKVLIEEAVAGSEVGCAILGDPSTPIAGEVDRVALSHGFFRIHQEESPESGSENSTFIVPADISEESRRLVQESAKTIYRTLGCQGLARVDVFLQDDGQVVLNEVNTFPGMTSYSRYPRMMGAAGMPLSDVIDRLVSMTLHRKKR, from the coding sequence ATGGACAGGTTGAAGATCGGCGTCATCTTCGGGGGCTCTTCCGAAGAACACCCCGTCTCCGTCAAGTCCGCCCAAGAGGTCGCAAAGAACCTCGACACCGGTAAATACGAGCCGTACTGGATCGGCATCACGCAGTCCGGTGCCTGGCAGCTCTGTGACTCCCCTGGCACAGACTGGGAGAACACCGACGCTCGGCCGGTCATGCTGTCACCCGACCGAAGCGTCCACGGACTGCTCGTCCTGGAACAGGACCGATTCGAAGTGATCCGTCTGGACCTCGTGCTGCCCGTCCTGCACGGCACACTCGGCGAAGACGGGGCGATCCAGGGCCTGTTGGAGCTCTCTGGCGTCCCCTATGCCGGCTGCGATATCCAGAGCTCTGCCATCTGCATGGACAAATCCCTGACCTACGCCGTCGCCAAGAGCGCGGGCATCGCCACGCCAAATTTCCGGGTGGTCGCGGGAGACGAGAAGGTCGACGCCGAACAGCTTCCTTATCCCGTCTTCGTGAAGCCAGCCCGTTCGGGCTCATCCTTCGGCGTCAGCAAAGTCGCCGGAGCAGAGGACTTGCCGAGTGCGCTGGAGGCCGCACGGCAGTACGACTCGAAGGTCCTGATCGAAGAGGCCGTGGCCGGGAGTGAGGTCGGCTGCGCGATCCTGGGGGACCCATCCACCCCGATCGCGGGCGAGGTGGACCGCGTAGCCCTCTCCCACGGATTCTTCAGGATCCACCAGGAGGAGTCACCCGAGAGTGGTTCGGAGAACTCGACGTTCATCGTTCCCGCCGACATCTCCGAAGAATCGCGTCGGCTCGTCCAAGAGAGCGCCAAGACCATCTACCGCACACTGGGCTGCCAGGGGCTTGCCCGCGTGGACGTGTTCCTCCAGGACGACGGCCAGGTGGTACTCAACGAAGTCAACACCTTTCCCGGCATGACCTCCTACAGCCGCTATCCACGGATGATGGGCGCCGCAGGAATGCCGCTTTCCGACGTCATCGACCGGCTCGTGTCAATGACACTGCACCGGAAAAAGCGATGA
- the vanH gene encoding D-lactate dehydrogenase VanH, with amino-acid sequence MSSSGPTRAAACRTRAPASPSRAVSATGITVYGCEQDEALLFREMAPRFGMAPTITKEAVSEANIDLAVGNRYISIGHKTHVTRATLSALSRAGVEYLSTRSVGCNHIDVSYADSVGISVGNVAYSPDSVADYTLMLMLMAVRHAKATVRRTDAHDYRLSEIRGKELRDLTVGVVGTGRIGTAVIDRLRGFGCRVLAYGNRPKTPADYTPIDELLQHSDIVTLHTPLTAETRHLVDRRRIDQMKHGAFIVNTGRGPLIDTEALLSALESGRLGGAALDVLDGEEGIFYTDCRNKPIENRQLLRLQDLPNVLISPHTAYYTDHALSDTIRNSLINCLNFESGKTWTG; translated from the coding sequence ATGAGTTCCAGCGGACCAACACGAGCAGCGGCGTGCCGCACCCGAGCGCCAGCGTCGCCCTCACGGGCTGTCTCGGCAACGGGAATCACAGTCTATGGGTGCGAGCAGGACGAGGCCCTTCTATTCCGAGAAATGGCGCCTCGCTTTGGCATGGCGCCAACCATCACAAAGGAAGCGGTATCTGAAGCCAATATCGACCTGGCAGTCGGGAACCGATACATCAGCATCGGCCACAAGACGCACGTCACCCGTGCCACACTCAGCGCACTGAGCCGCGCCGGTGTGGAGTATCTCTCCACACGAAGCGTCGGATGCAACCACATCGACGTGAGCTACGCGGACAGCGTCGGTATCTCCGTCGGAAACGTGGCGTATTCTCCCGACAGCGTTGCCGACTACACGCTCATGCTGATGCTGATGGCCGTGCGCCACGCGAAGGCCACCGTCCGCCGCACCGATGCTCATGACTACCGGCTGAGTGAGATACGCGGCAAAGAGCTGCGCGACCTGACTGTCGGAGTGGTCGGCACGGGGCGTATCGGCACAGCAGTCATCGACCGATTGCGAGGCTTCGGCTGCCGCGTGCTGGCCTACGGCAATCGCCCCAAGACCCCCGCCGATTACACGCCGATCGACGAGCTGCTTCAGCACAGCGACATTGTCACGCTCCACACCCCGCTCACCGCAGAAACCCGCCATCTCGTCGATCGCCGACGTATCGACCAGATGAAACACGGCGCGTTCATCGTCAACACCGGACGCGGGCCACTCATCGATACCGAAGCCCTTCTATCGGCATTGGAGAGCGGCAGATTGGGCGGCGCGGCGCTGGACGTCCTCGACGGCGAAGAAGGAATCTTCTACACCGACTGCCGGAACAAGCCCATAGAGAACCGCCAGCTGTTGCGACTACAGGATCTGCCGAATGTGCTCATCAGCCCGCACACGGCCTATTACACCGACCACGCGCTGAGCGACACCATCAGAAACAGCCTCATCAACTGCCTCAACTTTGAAAGCGGGAAAACATGGACAGGTTGA
- a CDS encoding UDP-N-acetylmuramoyl-tripeptide--D-alanyl-D-alanine ligase encodes MIPLSLGEIATVVGGTVEGDGAVTVTAPAVLDGRQAEPGGLFVAFAGEHVDGHDYAIQAGRAGAVAVLGSRPTALPTVVVEDAKAALQALATHVVARLRDGLTVVGVTGSRGKTSTKDLLAAVLSSAAPTIATIGSLNNDLGVPLTMLRSNAATRFLVLEMGVRRIGDISKLTGLVAPDVGVVLNVGQAHLSHLGSREATAQAKGELVQGLAPGGTAVLSADDPRVVAMRSLTDCPVLTFGQAEHADVRVLDVVLDRLARPSFTLRTAATSARVGLPLVGTHQTLNASAAAAAGLAAGVPLDGAAAALPTVSLSKWRLELRDLVGGATLLNDSFNADPDSTRAALDALAAIEGGRRIAVLGEMLELGDDNEAEHRAIGEYAASRADVVVAVGTRPLADGAGERAVALADNAAAVEWLRGRLTAGDVVLVKASRGARLDKVAAALASGPHDVLVGRPMDDR; translated from the coding sequence ATGATCCCGCTCAGCCTCGGTGAGATCGCCACAGTTGTCGGCGGGACGGTCGAGGGCGACGGCGCCGTGACAGTGACCGCGCCGGCCGTGCTCGACGGCCGGCAGGCCGAGCCGGGCGGCCTCTTCGTGGCCTTCGCCGGCGAACACGTCGACGGCCACGACTACGCCATCCAGGCCGGCCGGGCCGGCGCGGTGGCCGTGCTCGGCTCCCGGCCCACGGCGCTACCGACCGTCGTGGTCGAGGACGCCAAGGCCGCGTTGCAGGCGCTCGCCACCCACGTCGTGGCACGGCTGCGCGACGGGCTGACTGTCGTCGGGGTGACCGGATCCCGCGGCAAGACCAGCACCAAGGACCTGCTGGCGGCCGTGTTGTCGAGCGCCGCGCCGACGATCGCCACGATCGGCTCGCTCAACAACGACCTCGGCGTGCCGCTCACCATGCTGCGTTCCAACGCGGCCACCCGGTTCCTCGTCCTTGAGATGGGAGTCCGCCGCATCGGCGACATCTCCAAACTCACCGGCCTGGTCGCGCCCGACGTCGGTGTCGTCCTCAACGTCGGCCAGGCCCACCTCAGCCATCTCGGGTCGCGCGAGGCAACCGCCCAGGCCAAGGGTGAGCTGGTGCAGGGTCTGGCGCCCGGCGGCACCGCGGTCCTGAGCGCCGACGATCCCCGGGTGGTCGCGATGCGCTCGCTCACCGACTGCCCGGTGCTGACGTTCGGCCAGGCGGAACACGCCGACGTTCGCGTACTCGACGTAGTCCTTGACCGGCTCGCCCGGCCGTCCTTCACACTGCGGACCGCCGCCACCTCGGCTCGCGTCGGGCTGCCGCTCGTGGGCACTCACCAGACGCTCAACGCGTCGGCTGCCGCGGCGGCAGGGCTGGCGGCCGGCGTTCCCCTCGATGGGGCCGCGGCAGCGCTGCCCACGGTCTCGCTGTCGAAGTGGCGCTTGGAACTACGTGACCTCGTCGGCGGCGCAACGCTGCTCAACGACTCCTTCAACGCCGACCCCGACTCGACCCGCGCCGCCCTGGACGCGCTGGCGGCAATCGAGGGCGGGCGCCGCATCGCCGTCCTCGGCGAAATGCTCGAACTCGGCGACGACAACGAGGCCGAGCACCGCGCCATCGGGGAGTACGCCGCCTCCCGGGCCGACGTGGTGGTCGCGGTCGGCACCCGGCCGCTCGCCGACGGTGCCGGAGAGCGGGCGGTGGCGCTGGCCGACAACGCCGCGGCCGTCGAGTGGCTGCGCGGTCGGCTCACTGCCGGCGATGTGGTGCTCGTCAAGGCCTCCCGCGGGGCGCGCCTCGACAAGGTCGCCGCCGCGCTCGCGTCCGGACCCCACGATGTGCTGGTAGGTCGACCGATGGACGACAGGTAG
- a CDS encoding sensor histidine kinase, with protein sequence MDRRQGLSVRLKFTLSYAGFLVIAGALLLAAVWVFLLRGRSNSLAVPDWSDFLRVFKPSNFGPVVFVPAGILALGFLLVFGLVGGWILAGRMLAPLIRITDATHRVANGPLSHRIRLPGRRDEFRELADSFDTMLAQLEAHVAEQQRFAANASHELRTPLAVTQTLLDATRNDPNRDTCELVERLRVVNTRAIDLTEALLLLNRANQRSFTREDVDLSLLAEEATETLLPLAEKHGVTIETSGDMSTTIGSQALLLQMVMNLLHNAIGHNLPEQGTVWVHTSVRPDTVVLTVENTGEKLTSQLVSTLTEPFQRGTERIHSSHAGVGLGLAIVKTITQAHDGTLTLTPRPAGGLRVTVQLPAASAHTQTDGDQA encoded by the coding sequence GTGGATAGGCGTCAAGGGTTGAGCGTCCGCCTCAAGTTCACCCTCAGCTATGCCGGGTTCCTCGTGATCGCGGGCGCATTGCTGCTCGCCGCCGTGTGGGTGTTCCTTCTGCGGGGAAGGTCGAACAGCCTGGCCGTCCCCGATTGGTCCGACTTCCTACGCGTCTTCAAGCCAAGCAATTTCGGCCCAGTCGTCTTCGTCCCGGCGGGAATCCTGGCGCTGGGGTTCCTGCTGGTGTTCGGTCTCGTGGGCGGGTGGATTCTGGCCGGCCGGATGCTCGCCCCGCTGATACGCATCACCGACGCCACACACAGGGTGGCGAACGGACCGCTCTCCCACCGGATCCGCCTACCGGGCCGCCGAGATGAGTTCCGCGAACTCGCCGACTCCTTCGACACCATGCTCGCGCAGCTCGAAGCCCACGTCGCCGAACAGCAGCGATTCGCGGCCAATGCCTCTCACGAACTGCGCACCCCGCTGGCGGTCACGCAGACGCTTCTCGACGCGACCCGCAACGATCCGAACCGCGACACCTGTGAGCTTGTCGAGCGCCTCCGCGTGGTCAACACCCGAGCCATCGACCTCACTGAAGCACTGCTCCTGCTCAACCGCGCCAACCAGCGGTCATTCACCAGGGAAGACGTCGACCTGTCCCTCCTGGCGGAAGAAGCCACTGAAACGCTCCTCCCCTTGGCAGAAAAGCATGGCGTCACCATCGAAACCTCCGGCGACATGAGCACCACCATCGGCTCACAGGCGCTCCTGCTGCAGATGGTCATGAACCTTCTGCACAACGCGATCGGCCACAACCTGCCTGAACAGGGCACCGTATGGGTGCATACCAGCGTCCGCCCCGACACTGTTGTGCTCACTGTCGAGAACACTGGCGAGAAGCTCACCTCACAGCTGGTCTCGACACTCACCGAGCCATTCCAGCGCGGCACCGAACGCATACACAGCAGCCACGCAGGTGTCGGCCTCGGCCTGGCCATCGTCAAGACCATCACCCAGGCACACGACGGAACCCTCACCCTCACCCCCCGCCCCGCCGGCGGGCTCCGCGTCACGGTGCAACTGCCCGCCGCGTCAGCGCACACACAAACAGATGGCGATCAGGCCTGA